Proteins encoded by one window of Canis lupus dingo isolate Sandy chromosome 10, ASM325472v2, whole genome shotgun sequence:
- the CHST11 gene encoding carbohydrate sulfotransferase 11 isoform X4, with amino-acid sequence MRRNPFGVDICCRKGSRSPLQELYNPTQLELSNTNILHQMRRDQVTDTCRANSALSRKRRVLTPNDLKHLVVDEDHELIYCYVPKVACTNWKRLMMVLSGRGKYSDPMEIPANEAHVSANLKTLNQYSIPEINHRLKSYMKFLFVREPFERLVSAYRNKFTQKYNTSFHKRYGTKIIRRQRKNATQEALRRGDDVRFEEFVAYLIDPHTQREEPFNEHWQTVHSLCHPCHIHYDLVGKYETLEEDSNYVLQLAGVGSYLKFPTYAKSTRTTDEMTTEFFQNISSEHQTQLYEVYKLDFLMFNYSVPSYLKLE; translated from the coding sequence CTGGAGCTCTCCAACACCAATATCCTGCACCAGATGAGGCGTGACCAGGTCACGGACACCTGTCGCGCCAACAGCGCCCTGAGCCGCAAGCGGCGCGTGCTGACCCCCAACGACCTGAAGCACCTGGTGGTGGACGAGGACCACGAGCTCATCTACTGCTACGTGCCCAAGGTAGCGTGTACCAACTGGAAGCGGCTCATGATGGTGCTCTCGGGCCGGGGCAAGTACAGTGACCCCATGGAGATCCCGGCCAACGAGGCGCACGTGTCAGCCAACCTCAAGACCCTGAACCAGTACAGCATCCCGGAAATCAACCACCGCTTGAAAAGCTACATGAAGTTCCTGTTCGTGCGGGAGCCCTTTGAGCGCCTGGTGTCGGCCTACCGCAACAAGTTCACGCAGAAATACAACACGTCCTTCCACAAGCGCTACGGCACCAAGATCATCCGGCGCCAGCGCAAGAATGCCACCCAGGAGGCGCTGCGCAGGGGTGACGATGTCAGGTTCGAGGAGTTTGTGGCCTATCTCATCGACCCACACACACAGCGCGAGGAGCCTTTCAACGAGCACTGGCAGACAGTGCACTCGCTCTGCCACCCGTGCCACATCCACTACGACCTCGTGGGCAAGTATGAGACGCTGGAGGAGGACTCGAACTACGTCCTGCAGCTGGCGGGCGTGGGCAGCTACCTGAAGTTCCCCACCTATGCCAAGTCTACGAGAACTACTGACGAAATGACCACAGAGTTCTTCCAGAACATCAGCTCAGAGCACCAAACGCAGTTGTATGAAGTCTACAAACTCGATTTTTTAATGTTCAATTACTCAGTGCCAAGCTACCTGAAATTGGAATaa